CTTTATGACTTGGAATGTGTGCATCGAGTTTGAGCTCATATGGGTGTAGAGCCCATTTGCTGAAGCAGGATTGCCAATACTCAAAGGTCCTAAGTTCATTGGGCGTACCCCAAGAAATATATGCATCTATCTCAAAAACAACGCAACGTAGACCCATAGCAATGGCATCATTTATACAGGAGTCTAAGTAAAATTCGCCATTAATAAGTCCATTACGTTCAATAAGATGAGTTATTGCTCTCTGAGCATCACCTGCACGTTTAAAGGTAAATGTCCCGATCACAATGGGATCGCTACGGGGGTTGGCGAGAGGTTGTTTTACAGAAATTTTCTGGATCAGGCCCATATCATCTACATCAATCCAACCAAACATGTGCGGATGTCGAACAGCGTTCGGATGGCCGCGAACTCCCCAGACAATCACATCGATCATTGGATCGTTTAACATGGAAAGATATTTTTCTGCATTAAAGAGAACGCCGTTATCACAGGCACTAAACAGTATTGGCGAGTGTGCATTAATACGCTTTGCATCACACAGCGCCTTCAGGCCGATTTCAGCGGTACAAGCTTGTCCTTGAGTAATATTATCAACCATTGGAATGAGTGCGTTCGGGTATTTCCTTAGTAACTCCTCGCAAACTGATTCAACACCAGGCATATCAGATCGTAAAATAAAACAGCGTTCTTGAGTATTTGGCAGGTCGTTGATAGCCTGAATAGCCATCGACTGACCGGAGACTGAGATTAGAGGTTTGGTATGGGCATAGCCCTCATCTGAAAATCGTTTTCCAAGGCCGGCTATCGGAATTATCGTAGCACCACCAACCTCATTTTTTTTAAATGGAGATATTAAACGCCTAAAAACATAAGACCAATGTTGATACTCAACTAAGTCCTCAGGTGTGCCCCATTGCATGAAGTGCTGAATAGGATAAACCGCTACATGTTTTCCTTGGCCAATAAGAAGATTGTAAGAAAGACTTACATAAAATTCACCACCAATACTTAAATCATTAGCAATCACATTTTTAAAAGCGTCATGCATAAGCTGTGCGCTTGAAAAGTAATAAGTTCCAGTTGAAGCATATTCATCCATTCGATTTAAGGTGAATGGTTTTTTTTCTTGAATGGCGCTAACCCAACCTGCATTTTCTTTAAGGTATGCATAATTGGTAGTTCCAAGGCAATGAGGATGAAAACCTTTATAGGCAGGAATAGCACCGTCACATTGAGAGGTAATTACAAAATTTTTAAAATGCGCCCAATCCCAATAACAACTAAAGTCACAATAATTCACAATTACAGGTTCATTATGGTTAAGTTGATCAATCACCTGCATGACGGCATATATTGGGCCTAATTTATGAGGTGCTATGCCGATAATTTTCCCGGTTGGGCAGAGCGATAAGAGAGTATCACGCATTTGAAAATTAGAGTTGTCAAGATGATCCTGATTGCAAATAAAAAGGAAATTTGTCTCACCCGGAAAAAGATCGACAACATAAGAAATAACAGGACGACCATCAACATTAATAAGTGGCTTCGGAACTAAATAGCCTGATTGCCGAAAACGCTCACCAAATCCCGACATAGGAATTACAATTTGCATGATTATTTTAACTCCATAGTTGGTAATTGAATCTCAAAGGTCTGTAAAAATAACGAATTTGAACCATTTTTCGTGCGATTGCTCAAGTCAATTTCTATAGTAGATCTTTGAATTAGTATGTCAGAAATTTTTTTTACCTGAATAGTTTTATTTTGGATATTTTCATGTGGAAAACAACTAATTAAAACTTTTTGGAAATAATCAGTCAAAGAAATGGGTCCACCATCATAAAAATTTTTTACTAATGGCGCACCCTGATTATTTAAAAGAACTCTTTTACTATACCAAAAAATTATGAATTTTTTTGGGAGATTGTTACTGGATAAATAAGGATAATCCTTGCAAATTGGATTAGGTCTATAACGAAAAATTGTTATATTTGATAGCTCAGTTAAAAAAAAAGGTTCTACATCAAATTCATCTACAAGAATTTCAGTAGCTCCACTATTTTGAAAAAGAAGTGGAATATTGAAAACTTGAATTAAATCTTTGCGCTTTTCTTCGAAAGATGAAAACATGAGGATCGAGAAGCAAGCATAAATCAGGGTTGTTGGGATCAAAAAGATATAAAATATGAGATTATTAATTTTAGCTTTAATAAAAATTAAACCATATCCTATTAATATCAAAATTATTGGTAGAAAGAATAAAAAATGTCTTGTGGGAGAATAAGAAAGTTTTCCTAAAAAAATCAATGTAAAGTAAAGTAAAATATAAAAGAATATAGTGTAGAAATATATTTTATAGTCATACTGATTACGTTTCTGATACAAATAAAAAAAACCTAAAAGACAAACTAATAAGAGGCTCGCTCCAAAAAAATTTGCTGCTTGCATTGACTCAAATTCAATAGCACTTAAAATAGAGTAAAAATTATAACTAGATTCATAAAATACAAGTTTAAAGAAAGTACTAATTCTATTAAAAAAATCTGTTGATGTGATGATGAATTCGGCGTTGGGCCCGGCGTTCCAATTAATTCCGGAGTTGTAGCGAATAATAATTATCGCACCCGTTAACCCCAAGCTGATGATAAAAAAGGCCCATAGAAAAAAATATTTTTTTATTCTCTCATTAAAATTTTGCCTGTTTAAATGAATTAAGGCTGTTGCAAGCAAACCAGCAGATACAAGGAATATTGCTTGATATTGCATAGTTACAGATAAAGCAAGAATTAATCCGTTATAAAAAAGCTGTTTTTTTGAAAAGGAGAAAAAATTTTGAGTTCGCACAATACCGTAAATAGCACAAACATTTGAAAGAATACCAATAGCATAAGAATGCATTTGTGATGCCATAATTCGTTGTTCGAGGGAGAATGCAGCAATTAGAATCAAGATAAAGGGAATTAACTTTTCATCCTTTAAGCCGGGCAATTTCTTTTGGATAAATACGAGGAAAAGTATAATTCCTAATATGTGGAAGATAAAAGAAGGAAGTCTGCCCTGTAATTTTGTTTCAATGTAGCTATATGAATTTTCTGGTTTTAAAAACGCCTGTGTAAACCAAAACTGAAATGGTGCATATGTAAAATTTCTCGGAATTACTGTATAAATGTAGGCATAATAATAAAGCTTGCAAAAACGTTCTCTATTTTCACCCGTTATTTTATAGATGACTATACCAGCAGGCTTGGACATATTGCTAGAACAAGCCCTATTAAAAAAATCTTCTTTGGTAAATCTATATGCTACTGATATGTCATCAATGTGAGTAAAGTGATTTTGAATAAGCCTATAAGTCTGGCTCAAAGAAATGAAGATGAAAATACTAAAAAAAACTTTTGTCACTAGATATAGATTTTTTTGAAACATAAATTGATCACCATTTAAACCAAAGTTGAAATTTAATCTTCAGTTGATAAATTTTTAATAATTATTTTTCTAATTTCACTTAAATAATTTGCTGGTATTGACTCATGGAACCAATAATAATAATAGTTTTTTTATTGATTGTAATTGCCTATTTTTTAGGTTCAATCTCTTTTGCTGTAATAGTAAGTAAGATGATGGGTTTGCCGGACCCCTATACCCATGGTTCTAAAAATCCAGGGGCGACCAATGTCTTGCGCACTGGCAATAAAGTGGCCGCTGCGCTCACCTTGATTGGCGATGCTGCCAAAGGGTGGTTGGCAGTGACCCTTGCACGCGAAGTCTTGGGGGGGCCCAGCCAGGAAAGCGTCAACATTCTCTTGGGGCTGGTAGCGATCGCTGTCTTTATCGGACATCTCTATCCGATCTTTCATCGCTTTAAAGGGGGTAAGGGTGTGGCCACAGCCGCAGGGATCTTATTTGCGATTAATTGGGTCTTGGGCTTGGCCACCTTAGGAACCTGGCTCATTGTGGCAGTCTTTATGCGCTATTCGTCTTTAGCCGCCTTATGTGCCGCAGTCTTTGCACCGATTTATTTCACCTTTCTCTTTGGCGCACAGCCCATGGGGTTAGCCATTGTCGCGATGAGTGCACTTCTCATTTATCGGCATCGCAGTAATATCCGAAATCTTCTTAATGGCACGGAAACGCGCCTGAGTAAAAAGTAGTGAATTAAACATAACGGAGCAGGTAATCAATTATGACCATCGCCATCGTTTGTGTCATCCTTACCGGTTTTTTACCCATCATTGCAGCGGGCATTGCCAAATTTGGTCCCACCGAGAATGCTGTAAGCGATCCCTATGACAACAATCAGCCGCGCGCGTGGCTTGCCAAACAAACGGGATTGCGCGCGCGTGCGAACTCGGCGCAAGCCAATACCTTTGAATCCTTACCTTTTTTCTATGTGGCGATTGCAATCACAATTATCTTGCAAGCGCCTCAAGCACGCATCGATGTGTTGGCGATTGCTTACCTTTTAGCCCGCGTAGCCTATATTGTTTGCTATGTGATGGATTGGGCGAACCTCCGTACCTTCGTGTGGTTCATTGGATTTGCGTGTACAGTAGCCTTATTCTTTCAAATTTAGGTCAGTGCCTAATAATTCAAGTCACTTCTCAAATTATTCATGCCGCGCACCACAAAACTAACGCCATCCAAAGTAAATACCAAAACGACCGCCTGCAAGAGCGAAGAGGGCGTGCCACTCTCGCAAGTGATTCGTAAACGAATTCAAGCAAAGAAAGCACGCTTTCATGCGAACGACAATATTTCGCAGTTCATTGAACCCGGTGAGATTGATGGCTTAATTGATGAAGTGGCGGGGAAGTTGCAAGGGGTGCTTGAGAGTCTCGTGATTGATACGCAGAGTGATCACAATACGCGCGGTACTGCCTATCGTGTGGCTAAGATGTATGTCAATGAAGTATTTACAGGACGCTATACCCCACAGCCAAATCTCACCAAGTTTCCGAACATTACTCGTCTCAATGAGCTCATGATCATTGGACCGATTGCAGTCAAGAGCGCATGCTCGCATCATCTGTGTCCGATCATGGGGCGCGTGTGGATTGGAGTCTTGCCCGATAAGCAAACGGCGCTGATTGGTTTATCCAAGTACGCCCGCATTACCGAGTGGGTGATGTGCCGGCCACAGATTCAGGAGGAGGCGGTGGTGGAGCTCGCTAATATCTTGGAAGAGAAAATGAAGCCCACGGGACTCGCGCTCGTCATGGAAGCCGATCACTTTTGTATGCAATGGCGTGGTGTGAAGGATCTCAATTCCAAGATGGTCAATAGCGTGATGCGTGGCTCATTTTTAAAAGACGCCAATTTGCGGCGCGAGTTCTTGGCGCTCATGGACAAGCAGTAGGGCAAGTAATAGCAACCACCCCGAATGATTTGAGAATCATTCTCAACTAAAAAATCAATTAAATCAGTAGCTTATAAAACACTACGAAGAGTATTGATTTATGTTTTAAGATCCGACTTGCAGTTTTTTTTCAACACGGAGAATCCATGAAAAACACACGTCGTCAATTTTTGATCATGTCTGCTGCCGGTGCAGCTACATTGTCACTCAATAATTTGGCTCAAGCTCAAGCCATGGTTGCTGAGACTGATCCCCAAGCGCAAGCCTTGGGTTACAAAGCAGATACTACTAAAGTAGATACTAAGAAGTATCCTAAGCATGCGAACACCCAACGTTGCGACAATTGCGCTCTGTACCAAGCCAAAGCTGGTGCTGCTGCAGGTGGTTGCAGCCTTTTTGCTGGTAAGCAAGTGGCTGCGGCGGGCTGGTGTTCCGCTTGGGCAAAGAAGGGCTAATCGCCTAACTTACCAAGAGCTTCAACATCTTCGCGATATTGAAGCAAATAAAAATGGCGCTCAATTGAGCGCCATTTTCTTTTCCTAAGAAACTACCAATTAGGAATAATTAGGAATTTGCCAAGTGTGCTTCGAGCGTCTTGGTGAACTTGTTGGCGTGGCTACGCTCAGCCTTCGCTAAAGTCTCAAACCAATCAGCGATCTCGTCAAAGCCTTCTTCGCGAGCAGTTTTGGCCATACCTGGATACATATCGGTGTACTCATGGGTCTCACCAGCAATCGCTGCCTGGAGAGCTTCGGCAACGGTCTTGGCAGGCATACCAGTTCCTGGCTCGCCAGCGCCACCATTGATCAAATACTCCATATGACCGTGAGCGTGACCGGTCTCACCTTCGGCGGTGGAGCGGAAAACCGCTGCCACATCGTTTGCACCAGCAATGTCAGCCTGGTTCGCGAAGTACAAATAACGACGGTTGGCTTGGGACTCACCCGCAAATGCTTCCTTTAACGACTGTTCAGTCTTAGTACCTTTTACCGACTTAGCCATATAAATCTCCTTTAGAATGAATGGGTTATAAATTGAGAGGCAGTGATGGGAAAGGTTTTCCCAGCACTAATCCACGTTTTAATTATCAGAAATTTTGGTGACCGTTTCATCGTATTTTTGTATAGATCCAATAGGAAAAAACTAGTGATTTCCTTTATGGATAGTTAAATTTAATTAACTAATAGGATAGGCACTTTGCCGCCTTATCATTCGGGTTTGGAGATTGAGTTCCTGTGCTCGATAACAACATCGCACTAAATTTTTTCAAAGATTGCAAAACCATTCCTAACTTTTGGATTGTGCGTGATTAAACGATAGCGAAGGTCTTTTTCCAAGATTCGCATAGCTTTAAAACACTTAAACGTTTCCGTATCGTCAAGAGCAATAACCTTTGCGCCAATCACAAACGATAGTTCACGTTCGCCAGTAAACTCAGAGCCGTCAATTAAAACCATATCAAATTGATTGATATTTTGACTAGTTTGAATGTATTGGATACCGTTGATGCAAGCAAAATTACTTTGTAAATAATGAAGATCTTGGCGATACCAGCCAAGGATGGTATCCACGGGGTAATGATTTAAATTAGTTTTGTGGGTTTTATAAAAATCAATAATTTCACTCTCAGCAGGAAATTCCTCGGGACTAATTGAGCTTAGATTAAAGGGTTTCACAAAATGATCATTAGAGTAAGTCAATCGCAGCTGCTCAAATCGAGGCTTGCTAATTTCCATACAAAATAACGAGCACAAGTCTTTGTCTTGTCTTGTGCGGATCGCACTAACAAATGCCTCGGTGCTTCCTTGACCGCTAGAAGAGCCAATTTCTAGGAAGGTTTTTAAAGTTGGGCTGGCAGCGTATTTTTTTAACTCATCTTAAAAGGGATCATCTTTAATCTCGGGGCCAATAACATCGTTTAGAGTTTTAGATGATTTTTTTGCTTGAATAGCTTTTTTATAAATTTCATGATGAGGTTATCCCGTACTTGGTAAACAAATTTTACCAATGGACCGCCACTCTTCATCAGATTTGGCATTAAAAACTATTTGGAATGAAATAAATACGAATCACTTCATCATTGCCTACTCATAAGAGCTGAGTAGGGCCATGAGGTATCCTCAATTTTGCCTTTTACCCCTCATCTGGATTGATTTTAAGAATAAATCTGCAAGTGGATAATTGGTTGATTACGGGAGACATTGATTAGCTCAATAAATAGTCTGAAGTAATACAATGACTTGGGAGATAATTACATATCAACTTGCACCTGGTATTTTGTTTGGGTTGGGACTCAAGATGAAATTATTGATTAAGAAGAGCGCTATAGAAAATTAGAAATATGGATGCCGAGCGGCTATATCAAGCGTTGCAAAATCATCTCCGAAAGGATTTGTTGGCAAACCCAAAGATCCAAATTGCGGGGCTGGCTATTGGTGGCGCGTGGATCGCCAAGCGTTTAGCGCATGACTTAGGGCTTTCTGACTTCGGGGTGATAAATGTTGCCTTTCATCGAGATGATTACGCTGAAAAAGGGTTGGCAGCGATTCGATCGGCTGACACTATGGCAACGCATCTACCCTTTGAGGTGACTGGCGCTCAAATCGTGCTCATCGATGACGTGCTCTTTACTGGAAGAACCGTGCGCGCAGCGCTCAACGAACTCTTTGATTTTGGAAGGCCCGCAGCAGTTGAACTCATGGTGCTCGCTGATCGGGGTCGGCGGGAGTTACCGATCGCTGCTGATTTTGTCGGTGAGCATATCCAATTACCAGACACTCAAATCCTGGCTTTGGAAAAAGTAACCAAGGGCAAGCACGAACTCTTTCGCTTCGTTCTCGAGGAGCGGGCATGACCATGCAAACGAATTCTGCCGGAGAGCTCACCCATTTACTTACGCTCGAAGGTATGCCCAAAGAGCAGATCATCCATATTTTGGATACTGCTCAACAGTTTGTAAGCATCACCGACCCTGCACGCGAAGTTAAAAAAGTTCCACTCCTGAGGGGTAAGAGTGTGTTTAACCTCTTTTTTGAGAACTCCACCCGCACTCGCACTACTTTTGAGATTGCTGCCAAGCGTCTCTCAGCGGATGTGATTAATCTCGATATCTCGACCTCATCAACCGCCAAGGGCGAGAGCCTCATGGATACGATCGATAATCTAATTGCGATGCAGGCCGATATTTTTGTGGTGCGCCATAGTGTCTCGCGCGCTCCGATTGAGATTGCGAATCACGTACCACCTTATGTGCATGTGATTAATGCCGGCGATGGAAGCCATCAGCATCCCACGCAGGGCTTACTCGATATGTATACCATGCGCCACTTTAAGAAGGACTTCACCAAACTCAAGGTGGCGATTGTGGGGGATATTGTGCACAGCCGCGTCGCGAAATCGAATATTCATGCGCTAACTGCTTTGGGTTGCACTGACATCCGCGCGATTGGTCCCGAGAGTTTGCTCCCCAATGATTTGAATTTATTGGGTGTGAAAGTATTTCACAGCATGGAGGAGGGCCTGCGCGGCGTCGATGTGGTGATGACCCTACGCATTCAAAAAGAGCGGATGGAAGCCGGTAAGGTTCCAGAGGGCGCTGCATTTTTTGCTCAGTTTGGACTCACCTCCGCGCGCTTGGCGCTGGCCAAGCCTGATGCGATTGTGATGCACCCCGGCCCCATGAATCGGGGTGTTGAAATTGATTCGGCGGTAGCCGATGGCGCTCAATCGGTGATTTTGAAGCAAGTCACCTTTGGGATTGCGGTTCGCATGGCTGTAATGTCGATTGTGGCGGGTAATTAAATTCAAACGCGGACAGTGTTGGCTCCATTACCTCGAATCACCACAAAGAATCGGTGGTTGATTTTGTCCCATGCCTTCAATATGGATGGTCGTGCGGCAAGCCTTACGATCACCGATAAGATCCCTTATTTTTTAGAGGCTGGGGTGCAACCGATTGTGCTGAGCGCCATCACCGGCATGAAAGACAACCGCTTTCCTCATTATCAATTCTTAGCCTGGGGGCCGTCGGCCTTTCGCTTTGATTTTCGGCATTGGATTGCGAACCAATACGGGCGGGGGTGGTTTTATAAATTCACAACTCGTACCGTCTCGGTTCTCTTAGCCCCCTTTATTGCGATTGAAAAAATTATCTTGGGCTATTCCAGCCAATGGTCGTGGGCAATCCCTGCGTTTTTACGTGGCTATTGGCTCATTAAATCAGGCAAGGTCGATGTGATCTATTCCATTGGTAGCGCGTGGTCAGCACATCTAGCAGGGGTTTGGTTAAAGCGAACCACGGGCTTACCACTGATTTCTGAGGTGCACGATCCAATGGTGATTCGGAAAAATCCTGATGATCTGGGACTTGAAAAGCCGAAAAATCGCGATGCCCGTTTTCGGCACTATTTAGAAAAACAGTTGTGTAAATACTCCGATTATGTATGGTGGTTTACGGACGGGGCTTTGCATTACGCAAAGGCGCGTAATCCGAATTTAAACACGCCTGGCAATGCGCAAGGATTTGTGGTGATGCCGGGCGCTAATCCTCCTATTGAGGATGGAAGGCAGCCTCACCGCTATGGCAAATATTTGAATTTATGCCACTTCGGTTCGTTGGCGAATGATCGTTCCCTCTCCATGATTTTGCGAGCAGCACACACCTTAATTGGCAAATATCCTGAAGCGCGAGAGTTTATCCGTATCCATGCTTTTGGCGCACCCTTGGATGCCTTGACCTTAGAGGCGATTAAGCGGTATGACTATCCCGATCTTCTGATCGCGCATGGAAGGCTCGAATACAACCCGACAACAGGTCAATCGGGTCGTGAGCAAGTTGCGCAAAAGATGCAAGAGGCTGATGTTCTGATTTTATTGGTTGGTAATGACGAGTGGTGCGCGGAGTATATTCCCTCAAAGTTTTACGATTATTTGTGGGCAGGCCGACCCATTTGGGGGATTACACATCGCAATCCTCAGCTCGACCAAATGTTGCAAGAGCGGGGCTCCTATCTAAGCGCTGATGGAGACGAGAGCGGGATTGCAAAGACACTCGAGCGGATTTGGTTGGATTGGAACCACAAACAACTTATTAACCCTGTTTACAATCCAATTGGAGTTGATCAAGCAGTAAGGACCATTTTTCATCACCTTCACATTTAAGCGGACGCTCTTTTGAAAGACATTGTTCTTTACTGCAAGTCGTATTCGAAGGACTTTTTGCGTCTGCGAAATTTGTT
This genomic window from Polynucleobacter sp. MWH-UH24A contains:
- the plsY gene encoding glycerol-3-phosphate 1-O-acyltransferase PlsY; amino-acid sequence: MEPIIIIVFLLIVIAYFLGSISFAVIVSKMMGLPDPYTHGSKNPGATNVLRTGNKVAAALTLIGDAAKGWLAVTLAREVLGGPSQESVNILLGLVAIAVFIGHLYPIFHRFKGGKGVATAAGILFAINWVLGLATLGTWLIVAVFMRYSSLAALCAAVFAPIYFTFLFGAQPMGLAIVAMSALLIYRHRSNIRNLLNGTETRLSKK
- a CDS encoding MAPEG family protein encodes the protein MTIAIVCVILTGFLPIIAAGIAKFGPTENAVSDPYDNNQPRAWLAKQTGLRARANSAQANTFESLPFFYVAIAITIILQAPQARIDVLAIAYLLARVAYIVCYVMDWANLRTFVWFIGFACTVALFFQI
- the folE gene encoding GTP cyclohydrolase I produces the protein MPRTTKLTPSKVNTKTTACKSEEGVPLSQVIRKRIQAKKARFHANDNISQFIEPGEIDGLIDEVAGKLQGVLESLVIDTQSDHNTRGTAYRVAKMYVNEVFTGRYTPQPNLTKFPNITRLNELMIIGPIAVKSACSHHLCPIMGRVWIGVLPDKQTALIGLSKYARITEWVMCRPQIQEEAVVELANILEEKMKPTGLALVMEADHFCMQWRGVKDLNSKMVNSVMRGSFLKDANLRREFLALMDKQ
- a CDS encoding high-potential iron-sulfur protein, coding for MKNTRRQFLIMSAAGAATLSLNNLAQAQAMVAETDPQAQALGYKADTTKVDTKKYPKHANTQRCDNCALYQAKAGAAAGGCSLFAGKQVAAAGWCSAWAKKG
- a CDS encoding rubrerythrin family protein, with the protein product MAKSVKGTKTEQSLKEAFAGESQANRRYLYFANQADIAGANDVAAVFRSTAEGETGHAHGHMEYLINGGAGEPGTGMPAKTVAEALQAAIAGETHEYTDMYPGMAKTAREEGFDEIADWFETLAKAERSHANKFTKTLEAHLANS
- the pyrR gene encoding bifunctional pyr operon transcriptional regulator/uracil phosphoribosyltransferase PyrR, translating into MDAERLYQALQNHLRKDLLANPKIQIAGLAIGGAWIAKRLAHDLGLSDFGVINVAFHRDDYAEKGLAAIRSADTMATHLPFEVTGAQIVLIDDVLFTGRTVRAALNELFDFGRPAAVELMVLADRGRRELPIAADFVGEHIQLPDTQILALEKVTKGKHELFRFVLEERA
- a CDS encoding aspartate carbamoyltransferase catalytic subunit; this encodes MTMQTNSAGELTHLLTLEGMPKEQIIHILDTAQQFVSITDPAREVKKVPLLRGKSVFNLFFENSTRTRTTFEIAAKRLSADVINLDISTSSTAKGESLMDTIDNLIAMQADIFVVRHSVSRAPIEIANHVPPYVHVINAGDGSHQHPTQGLLDMYTMRHFKKDFTKLKVAIVGDIVHSRVAKSNIHALTALGCTDIRAIGPESLLPNDLNLLGVKVFHSMEEGLRGVDVVMTLRIQKERMEAGKVPEGAAFFAQFGLTSARLALAKPDAIVMHPGPMNRGVEIDSAVADGAQSVILKQVTFGIAVRMAVMSIVAGN